From the genome of Colletotrichum higginsianum IMI 349063 chromosome 4, whole genome shotgun sequence, one region includes:
- a CDS encoding CPSF A subunit region yields the protein MQCYTELTPPTGVQHSLSLPFLSAQSNNLVVAKGSLLQIFTTKTISSEIDTSQAREQQTSRAENPYDHRLNDDDGLESSFLGGDGMLVRADRAINTKLVLVAEYPIFGIVTGLAKIKLQYSKSGGEALLIATRVARLSLVQWDPEKHALEDISIHYYEKEELEGSPFDGPLNNYRTHLAADPGSRCAALRFGPRYIAFLPFKQADEDIDMDDWDEDVDGPRPAKEPSATAATNGTSNIADVPYSTSYVLPLPQLDPSLLHPVHLAFLHEYREPTFGIISSTQRRSNTLPRKDHFSYKVFTLDLQQRASTAILSVNNLPQDLFKVIALPGPVGGALLVGTNELIHIDQSGKPNGVAVNPFTKETTNFPLADQSDLDLRLEHCYIELMSAENGELLMILSDGRLAIITFKIDGRTVSGVGVKLVPTEVGGGIVQCSVSTISRLSRNVFFVGTTGSDSLVLGWTRKQAQNARKKTRLVDDSFEYDLEDEDMEDDDDDDLYGETTTTMIQPGATANGVSKGGDLTFRVHDSLLSIAPVKDMTSGKQAFIPDSEEEKNSVGVVADLQLACVVGRGNAGAVAIVNQNIQPKVIGKFEFPEARGFWTMCVQKPVPKSLQGDKGANAAVASEFDASSKYDKFMIVSKVDLDGYETSDVYALTGAGFEALTGTEFDPAAGFTVEAGTMGKHMRIIQVLKSEVRCYDGDLGLSQILPMLDEETGAEPRVISASITDPYLLLVRDDSSIMVAQIDNNCELEEVEKQDDTILSTKWLAGCLYTDTTGLFAPMQTDKGTPEGQNTFMFLLSAAGALYIYALPNLSKPVYVAAGLTYVPPFLSADYAVRRGTVQETLTELLVADLGDTTATSPYLIVRHANDDLTIYEPIRLESQDKTLGLAKTLHFQKITNPALAKSPVEVADDEANEQPRFVPLRPCANINGYSTVFLPGASPSLIVKSAKSSPKVVGLQGIGVRGMSSFHTEGCERGFIYADSEGQTRVTQLPADSNFAELGVSVRKIPIGDAVGLIAYHPPMETYAVACSISEHFELPKDDDYHKEWAKETTTSYPLTERGIVKLMSPTTWSVIDTVELEPHEVAMCMKTLHLEVSEETKERRMLITIGTAINRGEDLPIRGRILVYDVVPVVPQPGRPETNKKLKLVAKEEIPRGAVTGLCEVGSQGLMLVAQGQKCMVRGLKEDGTLLPVAFMDMNCYVTAVREVRGTGYCLMTDAFKGVWFVGYAEEPYKMMLFGKSMGNFEVLTADFVVAGDELHIVVCDKDGVIHVMQFDPEHPKSLQGHLLLNRASFSAAPNHPTITLSLPRTPISPSATSVSKNPPTTLLLASPTGALASLTPLSEQAYRRLTSLANSIAGALPHAAATNPKGHRLQPLDARTPGVDTSAGRSIVDGALLARWNELGAGRRSEVAGKGGYGDVHEVRSELEGVLGWSGMAYF from the exons ATGCAGTGCTATACAGAGCTCACGCCGCCGACTGGTGTGCAACACAGTCTCAGCCTGCCATTCCTCTCAGCGCAAAGCAACAATCTGGTCGTCGCAAAGGGCTCTCTGCTACAGATCTTCACTACAAAGACGATTTCTTCCGAGATCGACACTTCGCAAGCTCGAGAGCAACAGACTTCCAGAGCTGAAAATCCGTACGACCACCGATTgaacgacgatgatggcctcgagtCCTCCttcctgggcggcgacggcatgCTGGTCCGCGCCGATCGcgccatcaacaccaagctcgtcctcgtcgccgaatACCCGATTTTTGGTATCGTGACGGGCCTCGCAAAGATCAAACTTCAATACTCGAAATCGGGAGGCGAGGCTCTTCTCATTGCTACAAGAGTTGCCAGACTGAGTCTGGTCCAGTGGGATCCCGAGAAACACGCACTCGAGGACATCTCCATCCACTACTacgagaaagaagaactTGAAGGCTCACCTTTCGACGGTCCATTGAACAATTACCGAACACACCTGGCTGCCGATCCTGGCTCGCGATGCGCGGCCCTCAGGTTTGGCCCCAGATACATCGCCTTTCTCCCTTTCAAGCAAGCCGATGAGGACATAGATATGGATGACTGGGATGAAGATGTGGATGGACCTCGGCCGGCAAAAGAGCCGTCAGCAACAGCGGCCACAAATGGAACTAGCAACATAGCAGATGTACCATACTCAACATCATACGTCCTCCCTCTACCGCAGCTTGATCCCAGTCTCCTTCATCCTGTGCACCTCGCCTTCCTGCATGAGTACAGAGAGCCCACCTTTGGTATCATCTCCTCGACGCAGCGGCGCTCCAACACCTTACCTCGAAAGGACCACTTCTCCTACAAAGTCTTCACTCTCGACTTGCAGCAGAGGGCCTCGACTGCTATTCTCTCCGTCAACAACCTCCCGCAAGATCTTTTCAAAGTCATTGCTCTTCCTGGCCCTGTCGGAGGTGCACTTCTCGTCGGTACAAACGAATTGATTCACATCGACCAGTCCGGGAAGCCCAACGGCGTGGCTGTCAATCCCTTCACCAAGGAGACCACCAACTTTCCTCTCGCGGACCAGTCCGATCTGGATCTGAGGCTCGAGCATTGCTACATTGAGCTCATGTCCGCCGAGAACGGAGAGCTACTCATGATACTCAGCGACGGTCGGCTAGCTATCATCACTTTCAAAATTGATGGACGGACGGTCTCAGGCGTCGGCGTGAAGCTAGTGCCTACGGAagttggcggcggcattgtGCAGTGCAGCGTGTCCACCATTTCGAGACTTAGCAGGAACGTCTTCTTCGTTGGGACTACGGGTAGTGATTCCCTCGTTCTTGGCTGGACGCGGAAACAGGCGCAGAACGCACGGAAGAAGACACGATTGGTTGACGACTCCTTCGAGTacgacctcgaggacgaagatatggaagacgacgacgatgacgacctCTAcggcgagacgacgacgacaatgatTCAGCCTGGAGCGACAGCCAACGGAGTTTCCAAGGGAGGAGATTTGACCTTTCGGGTCCATGATTCCTTGCTAAGCATTGCCCCGGTCAAGGACATGACATCGGGCAAACAGGCCTTCATCCCAGATagcgaggaagagaagaacTCGGTTGGTGTTGTGGCCGATCTCCAGCTCGCATGCGTGGTGGGGAGAGGCAATGctggcgccgtcgccattgTGAATCAGAATATCCAGCCCAAGGTGATCGGGAAATTCGAGTTCCCAGAGGCAAGGGGTTTTTGGACCATGTGCGTCCAGAAGCCCGTACCGAAGTCTCTGCAGGGTGACAAGGGAGCCAACGCGGCAGTTGCCAGCGAATTTGATGCCTCATCTAAATACGACAAGTTCATGATTGTTTCGAAGGTTGATTTAGACGGTTACGAGACGTCAGACGTTTATGCTCTGACAGGCGCTGGGTTTGAAGCACTGACAGGGACCGAGTTTGACCCAGCGGCTGGCTTCACGGTCGAGGCTGGCACGATGGGAAAGCACATGCGCATCATTCAAGTGCTCAAGTCGGAGGTGCGGTGCTATGATGGAG ATTTGGGACTGAGTCAAATTCTGCCAATGCTTGACGAAGAGACGGGTGCTGAGCCGAGGGTCATCAGTGCCAGCATCACGGATCCCTACCTTCTTCTGGTTCGGGACGACTCGAGCATAATGGTGGCTCAAATAGATAACAACTGCGAGCTAGAAGAGGTTGAAAAACAGGATGACACCATTCTGTCGACAAAATGGCTTGCGGGTTGCTTGTACACCGACACCACAGGCCTGTTTGCCCCTATGCAAACGGATAAGGGTACGCCGGAAGGCCAAAATACCTTTATGTTTCTGCTGAGCGCTGCGGGAGCGCTCTAT ATATACGCTCTTCCGAACCTCTCCAAGCCTGTTTACGTTGCAGCAGGATTGACCTACGTTCCTCCATTCTTGTCCGCCGATTATGCTGTCAGACGAGGCACCGTTCAGGAGACTTTGACTGAGCTCCTGGTGGCTGATCTCGGAGACACTACTGCTACTTCACCATACCTCATC GTCCGTCATGCGAATGACGACCTCACAATTTACGAGCCCATCCGTCTTGAATCTCAAGATAAAACTCTGGGCCTGGCAAAAACTCTCCACTTCCAAAAGATCACAAATCCCGCCCTTGCAAAGAGTCCTGTCGAAGttgccgacgatgaggccAACGAGCAGCCCCGATTCGTCCCGCTGCGGCCTTGCGCCAACATCAACGGGTACAGCACTGTCTTCTTGCCCGGCGCTTCGCCATCCTTAATCGTCAAGTCAGCCAAGAGCAGCCCGAAGGTTGTTGGGCTGCAAGGCATCGGCGTGCGAGGCATGAGCTCGTTCCACACCGAGGGTTGCGAGCGCGGCTTCATCTACGCCGACTCGGAGGGCCAAACGCGCGTCACACAGTTGCCAGCCGATTCCAACTTTGCCGAACTGGGTGTATCGGTACGCAAGATCCCGATTGGTGATGCCGTCGGCTTGATCGCCTACCACCCGCCTATGGAAACGTACGCCGTCGCCTGTAGCATCTCGGAGCACTTCGAGCTCcccaaggacgacgactATCACAAGGAATGGGCCAAGGAGACGACCACCAGCTACCCTCTGACGGAGCGGGGCATCGTCAAGCTTATGAGCCCGACAACCTGGTCCGTCATTGAcaccgtcgagctcgagcccCATGAGGTCGCCATGTGCATGAAGACACTCCATCTGGAAGTGTCGGAGGAGACCAAGGAGCGTCGCATGCTCATCACCATTGGCACGGCCATCAACCGCGGTGAAGACCTGCCCATCCGTGGCCGCATTCTCGTATACGACGTCGTCCCCGTCGTGCCGCAACCCGGCCGCCCCGAGACGAATAAGAAGCTCAAGctcgtcgccaaggaggaaatcccccgcggcgccgtcacCGGCCTCTGTGAGGTGGGATCCCAGGGCCTCATGCTTGTCGCCCAAGGCCAGAAGTGCATGGTGCGCGGCCTCAAGGAGGATGGGACTCTCCTGCCTGTTGCCTTCATGGACATGAACTGCTACGTCACCGCCGTACGCGAGGTCCGCGGCACGGGCTACTGCCTCATGACGGATGCCTTCAAGGGCGTGTGGTTTGTGGGTTACGCCGAGGAGCCCTATAAGATGATGCTATTCGGTAAGAGCATGGGAAACTTCGAGGTCTTGACGGccgacttcgtcgtcgccggggatGAGCTGCACATCGTTGTATgcgacaaggacggcgtGATCCACGTGATGCAATTCGACCCTGAGC ACCCTAAGTCGCTCCAGGGCCACCTTCTCCTCAACCGCGCCTCGTTCTCCGCGGCGCCCAACCACCCAACCATCACCCTTTCTCTCCCGCGAACCCCCATCTCCCCATCCGCGACATCCGTCTCCAAAAATCCGCCGAcgaccctcctcctcgcctccccAACtggcgccctcgcctccctcaCGCCCCTCTCGGAGCAGGCCTACCGTCGCTTGACGTCCCTTGCCAACagcatcgccggcgccctcccCCACGCGGCGGCTACGAACCCGAAGGGCCACCGCCTCCAGCCCCTCGACGCGCGCACCCCGGGTGTCGACACCAGCGCGGGGCgcagcatcgtcgacggcgcgttGCTCGCACGTTGGAACGAACTCGGCGCCGGTCGTCGGTCCGAGGTTGCCGGTAAGGGTGGCTATGGCGACGTCCACGAGGTCCGGAGCGAGTTGGAAGGTGTCCTCGGATGGAGTGGCATGGCCTATTTCTAG
- a CDS encoding Protein kinase: MSHRPLDMIKREQRAADRAPHLRTRKNGPMTDTIDSLDSIGGVYHHGGPYDATLASRNRNKMYAPVEAVRESNMEALRATPREYIQDSLDKHVPLQGTGLIPAGCTDMSGNVMNYEEGADLMREPDAKGGAYKRWDGIPYHPDDLKGKGEPSYTYERDLKEKKRMRKASLGNNPAEFEMRSGVNAHSRQKNGAMIRQRSVSNAADGRPGPSESRNGQSNSADVNRHNSTGKRLSEGLKRRFGSIRRKSNTAA, translated from the exons ATGTCTCATCGGCCTCTCGACATGATCAAGCGGGAGCAGCGCGCTGCAGACCGCGCACCTCACCTGCGGACACGCAAGAACGGACCCATGACGGACACCATTGACTCGCTCGacagcatcggcggcgttTATCATCATGGCGGTCCCTATGACGCCACTTTGGCTTCCCGCAACCGCAACAAGATGTACGCCCCCGTTGAAGCCGTGAGGGAATCCAACATGGAGGCCCTGAGAGCGACGCCTCGCGAGTACATTCAAGACTCTCTGGACAAGCATGTCCCTCTACAAGGAACCGGTCTTATTCCCGCAGGCTGTACTGATATGAGCGGGAACGTTATGAACTACGAGGAAGGGGCTGATTTGATGCGCGAGCCTGACGCGAAGGGCGGTGCCTACAagagatgggatgggatt CCTTACCATCCTGATGACCTCAAGGGAAAAGGAGAACCTTCCTACACTTACGAGAGAGAcctcaaggagaagaagcgaaTGCGCAAGGCATCACTGGGCAACAACCCTGCGGAATTCGAGATGCGCTCTGGAGTCAACGCCCATTCACGTCAGAAAAATGGGGCGATGATTCGCCAGCGCAGCGTCAGCAATGCCGCCGATGGAAGACCCGGACCTTCTGAATCTCGTAACGGGCAGTCGAACAGTGCCGACGTCAACCGCCACAACAGCACTGGCAAGCGTCTGAGCGAAGGTCTCAAGCGTCGCTTTGGAAGCATCCGACGAAAGAGCAATACGGCGGCTTAA